The window CCGCCCCGGTATCACGCATGGTGCGGATCACCCGGTCGAGCGAGATGAAGTGCTCGCCATCCCCTCGCAACGCCATCTGCACGGCGTTGATCGCTTTCACCGCAGCAATCGCGTTGCGCTCGATACACGGCACCTGCACCAGGCCGCCGACAGGGTCGCAGGTCAGCCCAAGGTTGTGTTCCAGGGCAATCTCGGCGGCATTTTCCAATTGCGGCGGCGTAGCGCCCAGCACCTGGGCAAGGCCGGCAGCGGCCATCGAACAGGCCGAACCTACCTCGCCCTGGCAACCAACCTCGGCCCCGGAAATCGATGCGTTCTTCTTGCACAGGATGCCAACCGCCGCTGCCGCCAGCAGGAAGTCCACCACGTCCGCGTCACACGCCCCCGGGTTGAACTTCATGTAGTAATGCAGCACCGCCGGGATGATGCCGGCAGCACCATTGGTAGGTGCTGTGACCATGCGCCCGCCGGCGGCATTCTCTTCATTCACCGCAAGGGCGAACAGGTTGACCCATTCCATGGCGCTGAGGGTGGAGCCGATCACGTTGGGCTTGCCCAGCTCCTGCAGGCTGCGATGCAGCCGCGCCGCACGGCGCTTGACGTGCAACCCGCCCGGCAGGATGCCTTCATTGCGCAGGCCATTGTCGACGCATTCACGCATGGCACCCCAGATCCGCAGCAGGCCCTCGCGTACCTCGGCCTCCGAGCGCCAGGCGCATTCGTTGGCCATCATCAGCTGCGCCACACTCAAGCCATGGCCCTTGCACAAAGCCAGCAATTGCGCAGCGCTGTCGAACTCGTACGGCAGCACCACCGCGTTCGCTTCGACCGCTGGCGCATCGATCTCGGCTTGCTCGACGATAAAGCCTCCGCCTACCGAATAGTAGGTCTGGCGCAACAGGCTGCCCTGCCCGTCCATGGCTTCCAGGCTCATGGCATTGGGGTGATACGGCAGGTTCTCGTCAAGCAGCAGCATGTCGCGGCTGTACTCGAACGCCAGTGGGTGGCTGCCATCGAGCATCAGGCAGTGCTCCTGCATCACCTGGCCGATGCGCGACTCGATGGTGGCCGGATCGATGCGGTCCGGCCACTGGCCCATCAGGCCGAGCAGGCAGGCGCGATCGGTGGCATGGCCAACCCCGGTGGCCGACAGCGACCCGTACAACCGCACCTCGACACGGCTTGCCCGGGCCAGCAGCCCCTGTTCGCGCAGGGCCTGGGCAAAGGTAGCCGCCGCCCGCATCGGGCCGACGGTGTGGGAACTGGACGGCCCGATGCCGATTTTGAAAAGGTCGAAAACACTGATAGCCATGCTAATGCCTGACCGTGCCCGGGTATGAAGCCGCAGCGCGGTTATCTGGAGAAATTGAGCGATATTGCGATTTTGCGCGATACTGCCGCGCTGGTTCACGGATGACCAACGAAACTTCCTAAGCAAGGCTTTAGTGGTACTAAACGATGCGACGACAACTCAATGGCCAGACGTTCGTCTGGCTACACGTGTTCGCCTGTGCGGCCCGGCACTTGTCCTTCACCCGCTGTGCCGAAGAGCTGCACATTACCCCGGGCGCCGTCAGCCAACAGATGCGCCAGTTGGAGGAACGCCTGGGCTACCAGCTGTTCCTGCGTCGGGCACGTGGTGTGGAACTGAGCGCCGAAGGGCAACGCTTGGCACAGACGGTGACCGAAGCCTACGGCAGCATCGAAGCCGAACTGCTGCGCCTGGATGCAGGTGAGATCCGCGGCACCTTGCGCCTGCGCTCGATCCCGTCGTTCCTGGCCAAATGGCTCACGCCTCGTCTTCCGCGTTTTCAACAACGCTACCCGGACATCGAGTTGCGTCTGGTGGCCGAAGACAGTGCCCAGGCGTTGACCCCGGGCGATTTCGACCTGGCCATCGACCTGAACGATGGCAGCTACCCCGGCATGCTCTCGACACCACTGCTGGACGAGCAGATCTTCCCCGTATGCTCCCCCACCTTGCTGCGCGGGCGCCCGCCGCTGCACGGGCCGGCGGATCTTGTGCACTACCCGCTGCTGCACGACATTACGGCCTGGCGCGGCAGTTCGGAATATGCCGAATGGGAGTTCTACCTGGAGGGCATCGGCGCCGCCGGCCTGGATGTGCGGCGCGGGCATACCTTCAACCGCAACCACCTGACCATCGAGGCGGCGATTGCCGGCATTGGCGTGGCGATCGCCCGACGCACGCTGCTCAACGACGAACTGGAGCGCGGCGCACTGATCGTGCCGTTCGGGGTGCCTATCGCCAATCACAAGCGCTATGTAGTGCATTACCCACCGGGCGGGCTGAACCAGCCGGGGGCGCGGGCGGTGCATGACTGGCTAGTGGAGGAAGCGCGGGGTTTCAGGGAGTTGCACCCGCTGAACAAGGACTAGGCCAACCAATTGCGGCTGCACGAAATCGCTCTCATAGAACAACACATGACTCATTGGTTCGGCGGGGTTCTGTAGGAGCAGCCTTGTGCTGCGAAGAGGCCGGGGCTGACAAAGCCTGTCTATTGACTGTATCGGCCTCTTCGCAGCACAAGGCTGCTCCTACAAAGGACGCGCCAAGCGAGCGATATTTGTTCTCCGGCGACAGCGCAGCCACACCTGGGGAGGTCTCAATAAGCCTGCTTGCCGGTAAAGGCGCTAAGTGTGCGCACCAGAATCACGAAATCCAGCCACAGCGACCAGTTGTTGATGTACTCGATGTCCGAGTCCACCCGCTGGATCATCTGTTCGATATCCCTGGTTTCGCCCCTGAACCCACGCACCTGCGCCAGGCCGGTCATGCCAGGCTTGATATTGTGGCGAGCGAAGTAGTCGACGATGTCCTGCGAATACAGCGTGTCATGCTGCAACGCATGCGGCCGCGGCCCTACCAGCGACATCTCCCCGGTCAGCACATTGAACAACTGCGGCAGTTCATCGAGGCTGGTGCGGCGGATAAAGGCGCCGACCCGGGTCAGCCGTGGGTCATCCCTCTGCGCCTGCTTCACCACGCCATCTTCCGGCTGGTGGACATGCATGCTCCTGAACTTCCAGATACGGAACGCCTCCCCCGTCCAGCCGGTGCGCTCCTGACGGAAGAAAACCGGGCCGCGGCTATCGAGCTTGATGGCCAGCGCAACGGCCAGCAACACCGGCGATGCCAGCAGCAGGATCAGCGCCGCCAACACCCTGTCCTCGAGGTTCTTCAAGAACAGGCTCATGCCCGTCAGCGGTGTTTCCGACAAGGTCAGCACAGGTATGCCGGCAATTTCCCGCACGCTGTGATTGATCAGGCGCAACGAGAAGATATCCGGTACCCAGTTCACCGCAATGCACTTGTCGAGCAACTTGAGATACACATCGTTGATGACCTCGGAACCGCCCAGCGGGGTCACCAGGTACACCGTGCGAATGCCATGGCGGGCCACGATATCGTCGAGGTCGGCAATAAGCCCGAGCACCGGCATGCGCTGCTTTCCTTCGGCACTTTCGCGCCCCGACTCATCGGCATTGTCGATCAGCACGCAACCCAGCACGCGTTCGCCGAACCAGGGGTTGTTGCTGATTTTCTGATACAGGAAGTTGGCCAAGTCACCGGCGCCAATGATCAGGGCGTTGTCCAGGCGTGCATGGGCGCTAAAGCGCTTTTGCAATTCGCGCACGGCAAAGTGCAGGAACAACTGGGCGATGTAGCCAATGATGAACAACTGCACGACCAGCAGTCGCGAATAGGTTTCGCTCTGTTTGGCCAGGAAGGCCATGACCACCAGGAAGCAAAAGGTTGCCGACCAGGCCTTGAACAGCCGGAAAGCCTTGATGGAAAGCCCGACGTTGGTACGGTAGATCGCATAGTGATCGTAGATGACTGCCAGTGCGCCAACCAGCAACAGCAGCATGATCACGTAATCGGAAGTGATGTAGCCGAACTGGTCGTAGATCAGGTACCAGGCAATACCGATGACTGCAATTCCATCGAGGCCGGCCTGAATGGCGTTACTTACGCTGCTTCTTCTCTGCAGTAAGGAACGACTGCTTCTCGGCTCTAAGACCATTTCAGACCTCATCAATTTGCGCGCAGCAAATGCCTTCCACCAACCAGCAAGGCTTGACAACGGCTCATGCAAAGCCCGTGGAGCAAAATCCTGCAGCCGCAAGCCATTGATCAAACTGTAGCAGCCATCCGCCATCAGCGTGCCCGGAATCACCGTTCGTGCGGATTCTGACGCTCATACGGTGTGCCTGGCCGCCCACCGTCGCGGCGGAACAGCAGGGTACGCACGAGGAACAACGGGTTGCCCACAACATAGCGAATGAACAAACGCTTCGGCTCGCGCAACAGCCGGTATAGCCACTCCCCACCCAACCGCCGCAACCACTCGGGCGCCCGGCTGACCTTGCCGCCGAGAAAATCCAGGATCGCGCCGCCACACACGATCAGGCACGGCCCCCCAGCTGCCGCCAGCCTTGCGGCCACAATCTCCTGCCTGGGCATTCCCATGCCCAGCACGATCAGCTCAGGTTGCAAATCCCTGGCCAGTTGCAGGTAGGTATCGACGCTGGCAAAGCCATCGTGGACCGACACCGGTACCACCCCGAACGTGGCTGTGCTTCGTTGCACGGCCTGGTCCAGGTACGGCTGTCGGGTGCCCCAGAACGCAACCCGCCGCCCACGGTAGGCAGCCAGAAGCCTTGGAATGAAGTCGGTGCCATTCATGTTGAGCCCTGGCTCAAGCCCCAGCCGGCGATACAGGATCGCCAGGCCGGAACCATCGCGCAGCAGTACGTCGGCCGCTGACAATGCCTGGTGGCAGGCGCCATCACGAACCACCAGGTTCATTGCATGGGCATTGACGAAGCCCAGCACGGTCGCGGCTTTCGGGGCGCTGAGCCTGTCCAGCAGGCGCTGCGCGGCAGTGGCATCCGGCACCACTTCGAGCTTGCCGACAAGGGTGTTCCAGCGTTCCTGCCAATGAGCCATCAGTCTTCATCCCGTTTCGAACGTACCCATTCAACCTGTCGCTTGATCAGGAACCGCAGATACAAGGGGAGCTTCCTTACAGCGTAGAACGGCGCGTACAGCAGCACGGAGAACGGGATCAGTTCGCGACAGAAACTCGCCCAGGCCACTGCGACAGCAAGGCCGAGCAAGGCCAGCGCGCAAAGGGCGATCCACGCAGGTGCCGCCAGGCCGAACAGCAGGTACGCCAGCCAGGCCACCAGGTTAAGGCCGAGCAAGGCCAGCACCAGCAACGCCAGCGGCGGCACCAGCAGGTCCAGGGTCATGGCCAGCAAGCTGCCGTTACGCTGGGTGATTGCCGCCAGCGCACGCTTGGGCACATCGGCCAGCATCAGGCTCAGGTGCCCATGTTCCCAGCGGGTGCGCTGGCTGCCCAGGCCTTGCTGGCTGGCAGGGAACCGGCTGCTGACCACGGCCTCGGGGCAGAACACTGGCGGCTTGCCCTGCTGGCACAGGTCCAGGCCCAGCTTCACATCCTCTACCAGGTGCCCGTTGGCCAGGTCGATCAAGGTCAGGTCACGCCAGCCGAATGCCATGCCGGCGCCCATCAACTGGCATGGCAGGCCCAGCCGCGCCCAACCACGCGGGCGCACCAGGTTCTTGACCCGCCAGGCGAACTCGGCAACCTGCACTGTCAGCCCAGCCCCTGCCGGTGCGTACATCAGGTACAGCGCCTGCACCGGGCGAGCGACTTCTCGGTAGCGCCGCGCCAGGCGCTCGATTGCCCCCTCGCCCACCTGGCAGTCGGCATCCACCACGATCACCACCTCGGGCGGCTGATCGGCCAGGTGGCGCACGCCAAAGTCCAAGGCGTAGCCCTTGCCGCGCAACCGTGCATCGTGGCGCTCCACCACTTCGGCACCCGCCTCGCGCGCCAGTTGCACGGTGTCGTCAGTGCAGTTGTCCGCCACCACCAGCAAGCGGTCGCCAGGCCGCAACTGCGGGGCAATGCTCGCCAGCGTGGCACCAATAATCGAAGCCTCGTCGTGAGCTGGCACCAGCACTGCCACCTGCGGACGGGCGGTGTTGCCCATCGGCTGCGCGCGTGCAGGCAGGCAGGCCATCAGCACCTGCACCAACAGCAGCAGCACCGGCAACAGGACGATGGCCGCCAGCATGCCCAGTATCCAAGCCAATACACTCATCATGCGGATGCCTTGAAATAGCTGGCCAGCCTGGCCGCCTCGGTATCGATGTCATGCCGTTGCAGCACACGCTGGCGTGCCGCCTCGCCCATGCGCTGCAGCACTTCGGCAGGTTGTGCCAGGCAATCGGCCATGGCCGCTGCCAGCTCGTCCACGGCACCGGCAGGGAACAACCAGCCGTTTTCGCCCGGCCGCACCAGCTCGGGAATGCCTGCCACATAGGTGGTCAGCACTGGCCTGCGCAAGGCCATCGCCTCCATGATCACCACCGGCAAACCCTCGGCAAAGCTGGGCAGCACCAACGCACGCGCCGCCAGGATTTCCTCGCGCACCTGTGCGCTGCTGATCCAGCCGGTGATGCGCACCTGCTGCTGCAAGCCATACCGTGCAATCAACGCCTCGACCTGGCCACGCATTTCACCGTCGCCGGCCAGCACCAGTTCGAAGGCGATCGACCGGGCGGCCAGTACTCGCGCGGCCTCGAGCAGCAGCAGCTGGCCTTTCTGTTCGCACAGGCGGCCGACGCACACCAGGCGCGGCGCCGTGGGCACGCCAACCGGCGCCACCTCATGGAAACTGCGCTCGAGGCCGCAATGCACTACCTTCACCTTGGCCCAGTGGTCGTGTGCCACCCAGCGAAACAACTGGCTGCGCCCGTACGAGCTGACCGCCGCGACAAATGCGGCACGCCGCACCTTCTCGCCCATGTGCAGAAACTGCGGCTTGTCGAACTCCTCCGGCCCGTGCACGGTAAAGCTGTAGGCCGGCCCGCCCAGCACATTGGCCAGCATCACCACCTCGGTGGAATTGGTGCCGAAATGTGCATGCACATGTCTTGCCTCGCCAGCCTGCAACCATTGCAGTACCTGGCAGGCCTCGGCCAGGTAGACCAGGTGGTAGGGCCAGGCGCGGTCGGCCCGCAAGCCAACGCGCATGGCCAACTGCAGTGCCCGGAAGAACCGGCGCGGCTGTGCCCGCAGCACTTGCCAGGCCGGTGCCAGCAACCCCTTGATGCCACGCTGCAGCACATAGCGGGTCTTGGCCCGTTCGCTCGCGTCGTCGGCATCCTGCAACTCGGCGTCCCACCCGCGCAGGGCAATACGCTGCACCTCTACCCCCTGGCGCTCCAGCGCCAGGATCTCGCGGCGGATGAAACTGTGGCTGACCTTCGGGTACTGGTTTATGAAGTAAGCAATGCGCATAGAAATCCAGATCAAGACCCGCGTAGTGAACATTCAGACCTGCCGCGGCAGGGCTGGCGATTACTTCAGGCTGTCGACTACCGGCGGCCGGGGCCCCGCCGATGCCATCTCGTCAGATACATCCCCCTGTTCCCCTTGTAGTCCAAGGTTGTGACCGCTGCCTGGCAACACGGCCTGCAAGCGGGCGAAAACATCGTCGAGCAGCACCTGGCGGCGGCGGTACATTGCCCGTTTCTTCGCCGGAATATCCTGTTCCGCCCGCTGTACCGCAGCCAGCGGAAGGGCGAAGAAGTCAGCATGGCTCGATGCAGTAGCACCGTGTTCCAGCCAGATCACATCATAATTGGCCGCCAGGTCGTGGCCTTTGTCGCTGCCAAAATACGCGTGCCGATGGTGGCGGCAGGCATCACGGACGGCATACAGGTGCGCCACGCCAAGGGTCCTGGCCAGGCACTTCAATGCCTCGAGCAACAGGCTGCGCGGGCGCAGCCCTTCGAAGTCCTTGGTCAGGTCGCGGTAGATGGCCAGTGAGGTTTCGCTGTCGATACCCTTGTGGATGCCCTGCACGGCACCAATGAACAGGCACAGTTCGCCCTGGCTGCGGCACAGGCTGAATGCCAGGGATGCCACGCGCAGGTCGCTCTGAAACAGGTTCAATACCAACTCGCCTTCGCGCTTGAACCAGATCGGCCGGTCCAAAACCAGACGACAACCCGGCGAATGGCTGGACAGCTCGCACAGCGTCAGGCTTTCGTCCCGCCCCAGCAGCAACAGCGCCGGAAACTGCCCGGCCAGCACTTCGAAGTGCGAAGCCACCACCTCCAGGCGCTGCGGGGCTTCCCAGCATTTGCTGAGGTAAGGCCACTGCACGACACCGATGCAATCCACCCCTAGCCGCTGCAAGCCTTGCTGGCCCAGCGCCGCCGTCATGCGCTGCAGGAAGGCGTTCAGTTCAGGCCATTGCCTGGCAATCTGCAGCGCCAACCTGCACTTGTTGTTCAGCGCCCGCAACGAGTAGCCCGGTTGCAAGGTAAACACGCTTTTGACGATCGTGCCGAGCATCATGGGCCTCTCTCACTTGTACTCGATCAACGTCGATTTGCCGGCCGCGATGCGGTGGCGCAGGAACTTCAGTTGCCCGAGCATTTCCGGGAACTTGCCCAATACCAGAAACACTGCCTGTAGCCAGTTCTCCCGCACCGACTTGCCACCACGGCGTGCCAGGCGTACGGCCTGCAGCGGGTAGACCGCCAGCAACAGCAGGCCCCAGCCGCCCAGCAGCAGGCAGGCCAGCACGATTACCACGGGGATGCCCAGACCCCACAGCCAAGCCCGGCGCGATTCGCGCAACCAGTGCCGCTCGGGTGGCTGACCATGCAGGTAAGCCCCTTCGGCATAGGCGTGGCCAGCGCGCAGGCTACGCCGCCACCACTGGCTGAAACGGGTCATGGCGGCGTCGTGCAGGGTCATCTCGGCGTCCAGGCGCCAGACTTTCCAGCCCTTTGCCCGCAGGCGCACGCACAGCTCGGGCTCCTCTCCGGCAATCAGCTCGGGGCGAAAGCCGCCGACGGCGGCAAAGGCATCTGCTCGCATCAGGGCATCGCCACCACACGCCTTGGCCTCGCCAATGGGGGTGTCCCACTCCAGGTCACACAACAGGTTGTACACCGACCGCTGGGGGAAGCGCTCGCGTCGGCGGCCACACACCACGGCCACGTCGGGGTGGTCGTCGAGAAACGCCTGCGCCGCGGCCAGCCAGCCGCCATCCACCTCGCAATCGCCATCGACGAACTGCACCCGTTGCAGCGACGGCAACCGCCGCTGCAAGGCGAAAAAGCCTTCGTTGCGCGCGCGTGCGGCAGTGAACGGGGTGTCCATGTCCAGCGCCAATACCTCTACCCCCAGGCTGCGGGCCAGGTGCGGTGAACCATCGGTAGAGCCGGAGTCGACGTACATGATCTTGTCCGTACCCTGTAGCAGCGAACGCAGGCAACGCTCCAGGCGCAGGCCTTCGTTGCGGCCAATCACCACCACTCCGATGCCGCTCGCCATGGGCCTCACTCGACGGGCGCCGTGGCGGCCGGTTGCCTGGCCTTGATGATGGCCGGCACCCCCACCGCCAGCGAATTGTCCGGCACATCCACCAGCACCACGGCGTTGGCACCGATGATCACGTCGTTGCCGATACGGATGCTACCCAGCACCTTGGCCCCGGTGCCGATATCGACGTTGTTGCCGAACACTGGTGCAATCGGCTCATCGACGTTCTTCAGGCCCACCACTACCCCGTTGCGGATGCGGCAGTCATCGCCAAACCGGGCATAGCCGCTGACTACGATGCCGCCAAAATGGTCGATGACGAAGTTGCGGCCGATCACCACCTCGCACGGCAGCTCCACACCTGTGATGATCTGCACGAACTTGAACAGGACCTTGTAGATGAGCGAAAACAGTTTTCGCAGCAGTGCCGGGCGCACCCCATAGCGCCAGCGGCCGAAGCGGTACACCAGCAATACCCAGAAGCCCTGGGCGCCCCAGTCGCCCCCATGGGCACGCAGGTCGGCACGTATATTCTCGAACATGGCTCCACCTACCTTGTCGGTTGGCTGGCGTACCGGGTCTTGAACAACAGAGACCAGGTCGCCCGGCAGTGACGCCAGCAGGCCTGTATTGCGCCCAGACCGCGTCGTTTCAACAGCGCCTTGAGTGCCAGTACCAGGTCGCCCAAGGTGACCAGCAGCATGTGCAGGGCAAGGCCCGCCAGCCCGTGATGCTTGCGGAAGTACAGCAGCTCGCTTTCGATCTGGTATGACGAGATCTGTCGGCTGGCCGCCTCCAGTTCGGCCACCGATCTGGAGCTTTCCCCTCCGATGTGCACCACCGTGGTATGCGGGTAGAACACCACCTTCCAGCCTGCAGCCTTCACCCGCTTGCAGTGGTCGACCTCCTCGTAATAAAGAAAGTAGCGCGGGTCGAACAGGCCCACCTGGTCGAGCACTTCGCGGCGCACCAGGTAGAAGCAGCCAGGCAGCCAGTCGCACTCGCGGACCGAAGCGTGGTCCCAATCCATTTCGTCGACCATTTTCAAGCCCGGGAAAAAGCGCCCCAGCCCGGTACGCCCGACGAACACGTTGAACGGTGTGGGGAAGTAGCGGCAACTGGGCTGCAGGGCGCCGTCGCGTCCCTCCAGGCGGACCCCCAGCACACCGCACTCCGGGTGGGCTTCCATGTAGTCGAGGGTTTTCTGCAGTGAATCGGTGGCGACAAAGGCGTCGGTGTTCAGCAGCAAGGCGTACTTGCCCTTCAGGTGCGCCAGCAACTGGTTGTTAGCCCGGCCGAACCCCACGTTCTGCTTGTTGCTCAGCAGCAGCGCCTGCGGGCATACCTCGGCCATGCGCTGCAGCGAGTCATCGGCGGAGGCATTGTCCACCACCAGGTAGCTGGCCAGCCGTTCGCTGTCGGCCCGACGCAGTGCATCGAACATCGGCTGCAGCAGCCCGGCCGTGTTGAAGTTGACCACCATGACGTCCACAGGTTTGCTAGCCATTGTTGCCGTCCCCGAAGAAATACTGGCGCCTTTGCGCCATCAGCTGCGGCTCCAGTTGCGGGTCGTAGGCACCATTGCGCTGCTTGACCAGGTC of the Pseudomonas asiatica genome contains:
- a CDS encoding serine O-acetyltransferase; its protein translation is MFENIRADLRAHGGDWGAQGFWVLLVYRFGRWRYGVRPALLRKLFSLIYKVLFKFVQIITGVELPCEVVIGRNFVIDHFGGIVVSGYARFGDDCRIRNGVVVGLKNVDEPIAPVFGNNVDIGTGAKVLGSIRIGNDVIIGANAVVLVDVPDNSLAVGVPAIIKARQPAATAPVE
- a CDS encoding L-serine ammonia-lyase; the protein is MAISVFDLFKIGIGPSSSHTVGPMRAAATFAQALREQGLLARASRVEVRLYGSLSATGVGHATDRACLLGLMGQWPDRIDPATIESRIGQVMQEHCLMLDGSHPLAFEYSRDMLLLDENLPYHPNAMSLEAMDGQGSLLRQTYYSVGGGFIVEQAEIDAPAVEANAVVLPYEFDSAAQLLALCKGHGLSVAQLMMANECAWRSEAEVREGLLRIWGAMRECVDNGLRNEGILPGGLHVKRRAARLHRSLQELGKPNVIGSTLSAMEWVNLFALAVNEENAAGGRMVTAPTNGAAGIIPAVLHYYMKFNPGACDADVVDFLLAAAAVGILCKKNASISGAEVGCQGEVGSACSMAAAGLAQVLGATPPQLENAAEIALEHNLGLTCDPVGGLVQVPCIERNAIAAVKAINAVQMALRGDGEHFISLDRVIRTMRDTGADMHANYKETSRGGLAVAFVEC
- a CDS encoding glycosyltransferase family 2 protein, whose amino-acid sequence is MASGIGVVVIGRNEGLRLERCLRSLLQGTDKIMYVDSGSTDGSPHLARSLGVEVLALDMDTPFTAARARNEGFFALQRRLPSLQRVQFVDGDCEVDGGWLAAAQAFLDDHPDVAVVCGRRRERFPQRSVYNLLCDLEWDTPIGEAKACGGDALMRADAFAAVGGFRPELIAGEEPELCVRLRAKGWKVWRLDAEMTLHDAAMTRFSQWWRRSLRAGHAYAEGAYLHGQPPERHWLRESRRAWLWGLGIPVVIVLACLLLGGWGLLLLAVYPLQAVRLARRGGKSVRENWLQAVFLVLGKFPEMLGQLKFLRHRIAAGKSTLIEYK
- a CDS encoding LysR substrate-binding domain-containing protein; this translates as MRRQLNGQTFVWLHVFACAARHLSFTRCAEELHITPGAVSQQMRQLEERLGYQLFLRRARGVELSAEGQRLAQTVTEAYGSIEAELLRLDAGEIRGTLRLRSIPSFLAKWLTPRLPRFQQRYPDIELRLVAEDSAQALTPGDFDLAIDLNDGSYPGMLSTPLLDEQIFPVCSPTLLRGRPPLHGPADLVHYPLLHDITAWRGSSEYAEWEFYLEGIGAAGLDVRRGHTFNRNHLTIEAAIAGIGVAIARRTLLNDELERGALIVPFGVPIANHKRYVVHYPPGGLNQPGARAVHDWLVEEARGFRELHPLNKD
- a CDS encoding glycosyltransferase family 2 protein, producing the protein MASKPVDVMVVNFNTAGLLQPMFDALRRADSERLASYLVVDNASADDSLQRMAEVCPQALLLSNKQNVGFGRANNQLLAHLKGKYALLLNTDAFVATDSLQKTLDYMEAHPECGVLGVRLEGRDGALQPSCRYFPTPFNVFVGRTGLGRFFPGLKMVDEMDWDHASVRECDWLPGCFYLVRREVLDQVGLFDPRYFLYYEEVDHCKRVKAAGWKVVFYPHTTVVHIGGESSRSVAELEAASRQISSYQIESELLYFRKHHGLAGLALHMLLVTLGDLVLALKALLKRRGLGAIQACWRHCRATWSLLFKTRYASQPTR
- a CDS encoding WecB/TagA/CpsF family glycosyltransferase, which codes for MAHWQERWNTLVGKLEVVPDATAAQRLLDRLSAPKAATVLGFVNAHAMNLVVRDGACHQALSAADVLLRDGSGLAILYRRLGLEPGLNMNGTDFIPRLLAAYRGRRVAFWGTRQPYLDQAVQRSTATFGVVPVSVHDGFASVDTYLQLARDLQPELIVLGMGMPRQEIVAARLAAAGGPCLIVCGGAILDFLGGKVSRAPEWLRRLGGEWLYRLLREPKRLFIRYVVGNPLFLVRTLLFRRDGGRPGTPYERQNPHER
- a CDS encoding VirK/YbjX family protein, translating into MMLGTIVKSVFTLQPGYSLRALNNKCRLALQIARQWPELNAFLQRMTAALGQQGLQRLGVDCIGVVQWPYLSKCWEAPQRLEVVASHFEVLAGQFPALLLLGRDESLTLCELSSHSPGCRLVLDRPIWFKREGELVLNLFQSDLRVASLAFSLCRSQGELCLFIGAVQGIHKGIDSETSLAIYRDLTKDFEGLRPRSLLLEALKCLARTLGVAHLYAVRDACRHHRHAYFGSDKGHDLAANYDVIWLEHGATASSHADFFALPLAAVQRAEQDIPAKKRAMYRRRQVLLDDVFARLQAVLPGSGHNLGLQGEQGDVSDEMASAGPRPPVVDSLK
- a CDS encoding glycosyltransferase, which produces MRIAYFINQYPKVSHSFIRREILALERQGVEVQRIALRGWDAELQDADDASERAKTRYVLQRGIKGLLAPAWQVLRAQPRRFFRALQLAMRVGLRADRAWPYHLVYLAEACQVLQWLQAGEARHVHAHFGTNSTEVVMLANVLGGPAYSFTVHGPEEFDKPQFLHMGEKVRRAAFVAAVSSYGRSQLFRWVAHDHWAKVKVVHCGLERSFHEVAPVGVPTAPRLVCVGRLCEQKGQLLLLEAARVLAARSIAFELVLAGDGEMRGQVEALIARYGLQQQVRITGWISSAQVREEILAARALVLPSFAEGLPVVIMEAMALRRPVLTTYVAGIPELVRPGENGWLFPAGAVDELAAAMADCLAQPAEVLQRMGEAARQRVLQRHDIDTEAARLASYFKASA
- a CDS encoding undecaprenyl-phosphate glucose phosphotransferase, with the translated sequence MVLEPRSSRSLLQRRSSVSNAIQAGLDGIAVIGIAWYLIYDQFGYITSDYVIMLLLLVGALAVIYDHYAIYRTNVGLSIKAFRLFKAWSATFCFLVVMAFLAKQSETYSRLLVVQLFIIGYIAQLFLHFAVRELQKRFSAHARLDNALIIGAGDLANFLYQKISNNPWFGERVLGCVLIDNADESGRESAEGKQRMPVLGLIADLDDIVARHGIRTVYLVTPLGGSEVINDVYLKLLDKCIAVNWVPDIFSLRLINHSVREIAGIPVLTLSETPLTGMSLFLKNLEDRVLAALILLLASPVLLAVALAIKLDSRGPVFFRQERTGWTGEAFRIWKFRSMHVHQPEDGVVKQAQRDDPRLTRVGAFIRRTSLDELPQLFNVLTGEMSLVGPRPHALQHDTLYSQDIVDYFARHNIKPGMTGLAQVRGFRGETRDIEQMIQRVDSDIEYINNWSLWLDFVILVRTLSAFTGKQAY
- a CDS encoding glycosyltransferase family 2 protein, which produces MMSVLAWILGMLAAIVLLPVLLLLVQVLMACLPARAQPMGNTARPQVAVLVPAHDEASIIGATLASIAPQLRPGDRLLVVADNCTDDTVQLAREAGAEVVERHDARLRGKGYALDFGVRHLADQPPEVVIVVDADCQVGEGAIERLARRYREVARPVQALYLMYAPAGAGLTVQVAEFAWRVKNLVRPRGWARLGLPCQLMGAGMAFGWRDLTLIDLANGHLVEDVKLGLDLCQQGKPPVFCPEAVVSSRFPASQQGLGSQRTRWEHGHLSLMLADVPKRALAAITQRNGSLLAMTLDLLVPPLALLVLALLGLNLVAWLAYLLFGLAAPAWIALCALALLGLAVAVAWASFCRELIPFSVLLYAPFYAVRKLPLYLRFLIKRQVEWVRSKRDED